One Dryobates pubescens isolate bDryPub1 chromosome 33, bDryPub1.pri, whole genome shotgun sequence DNA window includes the following coding sequences:
- the SLC35E2B gene encoding solute carrier family 35 member E2B, which yields MSTVTSAQPPEESNPPLLEEKPKGRSLFSLGSLFANRSEQFVIARSDSAPEENVLKITITETTVIESDLGIWNSHALIYLTLWFFFSFCTLFLNKYILSLLEGEPSMLGAVQMLSTTFIGCIKMFVPCCLYQHKTRISYPPNFIMIMLFVGLMRFATVVLGLVSLKNVAVSFAETVKSSAPIFTVIMSRMILGEYTGLLVNLSLIPVMGGLALCTATELSFNILGFSAALSTNIMDCLQNVFSKKLLSGDKYRFSAPELQFYTSAAAVVMLIPAWIFFMDVPVIGKSGRSFSYNQDVVILLVIDGVLFHLQSVTAYALMGKISPVTFSVASTVKHALSIWLSIIVFGNKITSLSAIGTVLVTIGVLLYNKAKQHQQETIHSLAAAAPQATQSTAEDTEPLISKDLEPYD from the exons ATGTCGACTGTGACGAGTGCCCAGCCACCAGAGGAATCTAATCCTCCCCTCCTCGAAGAAAAACCAAAGGGAAGATCACTCTTTAGTTTGGGCTCACTCTTTGCTAACAGGAGTGAGCAATTTGTCATTGCCAGGAGTGACAGTGCGCCAGAGGAGAACGTCCTGAAAATAACCATCACGGAGACGACGGTCATTGAGTCAGACCTGGGCATCTGGAACTCTCATGCCCTCATCTACCTCACTTTGTggtttttcttcagcttttgcaCTCTTTTCCTTAACAAATACATTCTCTCACTACTGGAAGGAGAGCCCAGTATGCTAG GTGCTGTTCAAATGCTTTCAACCACCTTCATTGGCTGCATAAAAATGTTTGTTCCATGCTGCTTGTACCAACACAAAACACGCATCTCTTACCCACCCAATTTCATCATGATAATGCTCTTTGTTGGATTAATGAG GTTTGCAACAGTGGTCTTGGGTCTTGTCAGCTTGAAAAACGTGGCAGTTTCATTTGCAGAAACTGTGAAAAGCTCTGCTCCTATTTTCACTGTTATCATGTCTCGGATGATATTGGGAGAGTACACTG GATTGCTGGTTAATCTCTCTCTCATTCCTGTCATGGGTGGGCTGGCTCTTTGTACAGCCACTGAACTCAGCTTCAACATTCTAGGTTTCTCAGCAGCTTTATCCACTAATATCATGGACTG tttgcaaaatgtcttttccaagaAACTGCTCAGTGGAGACAAATACAGATTCTC AGCCCCAGAGCTTCAGTTCTACacaagtgctgctgcagtggttaTGCTTATTCCAGCCTGGATATTTTTCATG gATGTGCCTGTGATTGGGAAAAGTGGGAGAAGCTTCAGCTACAACCAAGATGTTGTCATACTTCTGGTAATAGATGGAGTCTTGTTCCACCTACAAAGTGTTACAGCCTATGCCTTGATGGGAAAAATTTCTCCTGTGACTTTCAG TGTTGCTAGTACTGTGAAGCATGCCCTGTCCATCTGGCTAAGTATTATTGTGTTTGGTAACAAAATCACAAGCCTCTCAGCCATTGGGACTGTCCTGGTGACAATTGGAGTTCTACTCTATAACAAGGCAAAGCAGCATCAGCAAGAGACTatccacagcctggcagctgcagctccccaggctacacaaagcacagcagaagatACTGAGCCACTAATTTCCAAGGATTTGGAACCTTATGATTAA